Genomic window (Zonotrichia albicollis isolate bZonAlb1 chromosome 11, bZonAlb1.hap1, whole genome shotgun sequence):
TGAGTTTTTCCAGGTGAGAACAAGCAATTCCATAGGAAACTGGACACATGCTGGCCAACCTGCCTTCTGGGCATCCCTACTTGAATAAGGACCAAATCAGGTGTTTGAGCAGAGACCTTCCATGGTGGGAGCTGCAAACCAGAAAATCCCTTGGCCAGACCTGCAATAGGATAATGAGGAGAACCAGATCATAGCTATAGGACCTTACAACCAGTtaccccagttcccaagtccAGTTTttgcacagccaggacagccaagGCAGGCACATGGGACGTGTACATCAGGGACATTCACTcactaaatgaaaaaaaaaaaaaaaacccactctaGAAAAATCACGTGGACAGACATTCTTTTTGGCAAGAGCttgaatgtattttaaatagttCTTTTAACTGAAGACTGGAGGCAGAGCCAAAAAAGCACATAAAACCCTCACACAGTGACTTTTCACCAGTTTTATTTGCAGTTTCtagttttctgtgcttgtgtcAGGCTCCCAATTACAGGGGGGAAAGAAGTATCAATGCAACCCCCACAAAACTATTTATTAGGTCTGAACAACCCAAATACagtagggaggaaaaaaggtagGGGAGGAAAACAACATCACTGTGACTTTGAAGACTGTTTTTTATTTAGTAGCTGAAGAATTGACTCCCATCTCAAACTACCCCCTATTCCTACTCCCAGCCATGTGGCTGGTGTTGAGCTTTAATATTCAGACACATCTGCTACCAGAGAAAATTAACTGTCAGCTCTAGGATGGCTCTTAAAGGGAGGCCCCATTGACCTGAGCTGAAAATGATGGAGTCCTcacagtctctgctgcaatatTTAATAGCCAAGTGACAGTTAATTAGATTACTGAGCCACCGTGACAGATGCTAGGCAACGCCTGAGGAGGAGAATTTGGAAAGGCCATTATCTTACAGTGTTGGGAACACTTTAAGGTCTCATTTTAACCCTTTCCACTCCTGCCCTCATGGATGTCCAACCCATGTTAAAACCAGGTGTTTCACAAAGGCCAGCGTAATGCCcgggtgatttttttccccatctgaGAAAAGCAGGTGGTCATGTTGGGCTAATCCCTGGCTGAGGTGCCAGGAACTCCTCTTTGGCTCCCACCTGGCATCAAAAAAGATGATCACTGGGAGGTGCCAGCAATTTCACCCGCTGGGCGATTCCCAGGCACACCAACCACAACAAGTGGAAAGCAGGGAAGTGAGAGGGTGTTAGAGGGTTTGGGCAGCATTCCTTCTTCCCTGTATTAAGTGAAGTGGATTTTGATGAGTCTGTGGAAGAATTTCCCTCCCCACAGTCCCCACTTTCCAAATAAAACTGTAAGTGAAGCTTGTCAATCCCACACCCATAGTGAGGGattcccagctccttcagctggcTGGGATGCAGGCTGCAAgcaccagagcagggctgtgtgtgctgctagCACTCAGAAACCTGCACACTGAGCTAGCAGATGAGTTACTGACTTCCTGGGAAGGTGATGCTATCTGAGTGCTGCCTGTATCACTATCTGCTTTCACAATGCAAGATGAGAAGAGTTTTTGGGCTTTGCCAGACCAGCTGTGTCTCAGCACAGGTTGGTGAGGACATGCAAAGCCCTGTGGAGCCACCCTCACAACCAGAACAGCAACCAAACACCCCactggggaggagaggggaggaagCAGAAACCCTGTCCcaggggcactgcaggagcaccTTCTCCGAGCAAGAGAAAATCAGAGCACCAGAATGAGACACAACATCATGGGTTTGCACCAACTTTCTTATTCTCACACAACCCAAAACACTGATAAACACATTCTTCTTCTGGTTACAaaaccccttccctcccactCAGGTCTGACACAGAAGTCTCAGAAGTTCTGATTTAACAAGCAACTGTTTGGATGATAAATAAACAGCAAGACCATCAAATGCACCATAGCTTCTGCACTTTTGCTTCTGCTGCCCACTGAAATGTAAACAGAGAGCATAAAAAGAGAACCAGGATTTGCTGGCATTCCAAGGGTCACCTGCCTACATATTCAACAGTGCTAAATACACCACccagaaaaatcagcaaaaatatCAAACTACTGAGACATTTCAAAGCACTTTTGCCCTGGTATCTCCCAGGAGTCACATACAGTGTTTTTAGGAACCTTAACTCCCCCAGCTGCATGGAAACAGGATGTATTCCACGGTGAGAGCAGGTGTGGACTCACCACCACAGAAGGGTGAGGCTGGTACATCCAGGTAccttggagcagaaggagatgCCCCAACCGTCTATGTATATGTATATCTTAAGATACTGGGAGGATCATCTGGAAATAAAAGAATCCTTAGAACTATCTAGACTTACACTagagcactgcagagctggtTAATCTTTCCTGGCTCTGCATCCCACTTTTAAATTGGGATGAATATTTTCCCATAAAATTACTGCATGAGCACCTGTGGGCTTCAGCATGGTGTGTGGACACACAACTGAGGCAAGACAGTAATTTTTAATTCAAGAGGAGGAGACCCTTACCTTCATTGACCTCCTGGAAACaagcccccaggccctgcccctCATCACGAGGGCAAGTGCTTCCAGGTGCTGACGAAAGCCGTGGGGATGAGCGAGTAAGGCACCGTGGTGATACAGTTCCACGTGTCTGACATGGGGTCGTAGCAGTCCAGCGTTTTGCACCTCTGGGTGCCAAAGTAGCCTCCAACCACATACAGTTTGTTGCCCGAGGCCAGGGCGTGGCAGGACATGCGCTTGGCCGTCATGTCCCCGATGCGCGTCCACTGGTCGGTCTCGCAGTCGAAGCGGTAGGCAGAGGCTGCCGTGAACTCCGTGTCCCCTCCCATGATGAAAATCTGGCTGCCCAGGACGGCGGCCGCCGTGTAGCGCCAGGGCTGCGGGCACTCGGCCTTGATGGTCCATCGGTTCTCGGCTGGGTCGTAGCACTGCACTTTGGACACCATGTCTCGGTGGATGCTGGTGCCACCAAAGACAAAGAGCTTCAGCCTGGCACTCACCACCGCGGCGTTGCTCACTCCATCTCTCAGCGGAGCCACCATCATCCACTTGTTGGATATGGGGTCGTACTTCTCCACTTGCTTCAAGGAAACAGAAGGAGATGCGGGGAAGACTCCAGCTACTGCAGTGTGCCCACCAACCACATAGAGGCAGTTTTCCAATTCGGCTGAGCCATGCCCAAACCGAGCGATCAACATCGGGGCAGCTTTGGACCATTCCTCATGCACGGTGTCATAAACCCAAACATCTTTGGAGACCCCGTTCTCTGAGCCCCTGCCTCCAGTGATGTACACTTTGCAGCCAATGGCACAGGCACTAAATTCCTTCCGTGGACTTGGCAGGTCTGCTTTGGGAATAATTTCCTTGGCTTTGTGATCCACTTGGTAGATCTTATCACACATGAAGGTTTGTCCTCCCAAGATCAGTAAGGTGTGCCCAGCTTTGCgaggcctggcacagaggctggTGACCACCCCATCATTCTGGAGGATCTTCTTCTTGCACTGAATAGCTTCATCCAGGACAAGCTTGTTCCTTTCATCCACCATGATCAAGTCCTCGCAAGCCAAGGCTTCCTTGAGGCATTCTGAAGGAAGCAAAGCCAGACGAACATTCCTCAGAAGTTCTGGGAGATAAGCCTTCCGCTCATCCAGGTCGTATTTCACCCACTGCATGACAGCCTTAAAGACCTTTTCCTCATCCTCAATTTCCAGCTCATCACTGGAGATGAGGTCCAGCAATGTGTCCTTGGAAAGGTTGTTGAAGTCCTCACTCTTGTGAACAGTCTCAAAGTTGACCAGGCACATCCTCCAGGAGAGCTCATAGAGCCGCCGGCACTGATGAGCATCCGAGAGCAGCATCATGCCCAGGCAGTTGGAAGGGTAGAGGTTCTTCTCCAGGAACTCAGCTGCAGCATCTCGGACGTCATGGAACTGCAGCATGTCCCCAGCCTCCAGGAGGGACTCGGCATTCTCCTCGTTGATAATGATCCGAGAGGAGTAAGCAaagtccagcagcagctccagcacctccGGGTGGAGGCTGTCATGGAAGTTCACCTCGTCATCCAGGCTCTCCCGGAGGCCGTTGCTGAACATGGCCTCGAAGTACCTGCTGGAGGCAGCCAGCACTGCGCGGTGGCAGGGGAAGGACCTGTTCCCTGCCCAGAGGGTGACATCGGTGAACATGCAGTGCTTGCGCAGCGTGTTCAGGTGGGACAGGACACAGTCCGGGTGGGAGGCCTTGTGGTAAAGCAGGATGTTCATGGAGCCGGTGCTGGTGCGGGATTTACGGTTCTCGTGCACGCTGACCGACATGGTGGCACAGTTCTTGCCTGCAGGGAGACAAACAGGGAAAGCATCATTCCTACATCCTGACTGATACACGGCATGGAGAACGCATGCATTAATTATCCAACCCTGGTACACTGCCAGTGGATCTCAGAGCTCCAGGTGACATCCCTGCGGCTCCTgctccatggctgctcctgcaccctTTCCTCCTGCACCCTCGCATCCTCCAAAAAATCTAACTCAGGCTGAGCAGGGCAAGAAAGCAGAGCGGGGTGAAGGGGGAAATTCTGCTTTGGTTTCAACAAAGGAGCAACAGTGAGGCAATCAAACCCCAAACTTGGTGTAGATTGTTTCAACAGCCCCCAGAGGGTATTGGCAAACCGCAGAGGAGTTATTTTTCCTTAGAAAACAGCATAGAGAGAGCAGACTATCCAGGATAAAGGGCATTGGTCTGTTCTTGGCTCAGCAGAAATTAAGTTTGGCTTCTGATTTTCATGTAGATTACTGCAGGTTTAGGAAAAGCAACTGCTACAGGttttatttacaaaatatttaattaccAGCAGAAGCCAAAGGTTTGAGCTGATTTTACCAAACCTATTTGTTGCACTTTTTGATTATTAAAAGTGCGTCACCAGATGCCTCATCTGACATAAAACATTTTTCAGGACAGATTCGATTCAGAATAAGACAAAAGAAAGACATAAATTATGTTTTTTTATCAGACAGGCAGAATCAAACACAAGGCTTTTATTAGCTACTATTTCACATTGGTGCTACCTGATACCAATCCTTGCCTGTAGAAGAAAACCCTTTTGGACTAATTAAATTAATACTACCTAGATGATAAAATCCAAGTCATTTACTCCAAAATACTTTAGCCAGCTGTATTTTTTGCTTCCCATGGAACTAAAGCACACAGACAGATACACATGCACAGCCCTCTCTTACAGGAGAAAGTTAATACAGAACTTGTCCTGAAGTTTGAAAAAATGAACctgaaaaaatcaaaatggGGTCAACCTTCACTCCAGTCACTGAATTGTTTAGACAAGACAGTCAGGGAAGGCTTTTTAGATGGGTTCTTTTTGTTAATGTTGGTtggatgggttttttttaaacttgctCTTCACAGGCTGGGATTTCTCAAGGGTCTCTCCAGCCTGCAAACACGAGGTCTGCAGATGagcccagctctccccagccAGCACTGGGGTCTTGGAGGAAACCACAAAATGCTGAGAGAATGGCGGCTGCGCTCCCAGGCTGCCACGAGGTCACAGCCTTGACCTGGCActgacctggagctgctcaacCTTCCCACACTCCATGGGTGGATGACCTCAGGAGGAGGCAGATGGCCAGATAAGTCGCCTGACTCAGGCTCTGCTTAAGAACTTCCTGCCCTTGCTTCTCCAGCACCTCCTAAAGAGTGTGAATGAGACAAACAATTGTGGGCATGTTGCTCCTTCTCCACACGCTGTCAAGAGTTATTGAGGTTGGTCTTCTCAAGGCGTCGCTCATTCCTCAGGGCAGTgtcacagtccagggaaaagtCTCTGCACTGCTCCATGCAGGAACAACAGCTTACCCAAGCAGCCACAAGTCCTGCTCAGCCTCTGAGCGAGGGCAGGAACACTGATGTGGGTAGTTGGGTGGGAAATGTCCATATCCATGGCCCAAACTCTGCCAGCCTGGGACAGAGGCTGACAAGCGCATTTCACTCGTGATTGCAGGCTGTGCAGAAGCAAGGCTCcaaaacaggaaggaaaatgcCATTATGGAACAGCACTTTGAAGTGCATCTGAAGGAAATGTTTCCAACATCTACACCCAGTGCAGAACAACACTAATTTAAGGGGTTATTTGGATTCCCATGTCAGCGCCGAAGCGAGGAATACAAATGAAACATTTATAAGTCTGCTAAAAGCTATTGATTTAAGTTCCTATTCCTACAACCTCAGAAACCACCCTGCCACTGCTACGGCTTCCTTTTCTCACAGCTCAGGTCACCTATTCACTGTTAACCTTTGATTTGcttatgtaaaaaaaaagaagcaatttATATAGGATAGCTATGGAAACAAACACAGAGACTGCAGGAAGGCAGCAATGATTTTTCTGACACTAAGATTAAAAGCACCTACTCAGAGTGGAAGGAGCAGGtcatttaaaaaattgaaatgtCTATATaaaagctgcagcaaagccattttttatatatacatacacataagGACATGTACATATATCACACatgtgcatacacacacacatatatttcAAATCTCAGGCTTCCAGCATCAAATATCTATCCCAGGGAacctggaggcaaataatatttCTATCTTATATGTATTGAAAAATATCCAGGAAATAAATTGGCAGCCAGCTCCTAGCACTGCTCTTTCTATCATGTTCACTACAGGCAGCAACTgacccccagcacagctggaattCTGAAAGCTGAAGAGGCCACAGTCACAGCCCCTTTACTTGTCCTCCCCTGGAGTGGAGTTATGACACTGGATGTCACTGGTCACAGACAAGCAGGGCTAGACAGACCATTAAACTGAAACTAAAGCAGCCCCTGAATTCTGGGGTGCAGCCATCTCACCAGAAAGCTTTGCTTGTAGTTTTCAGCAACACTCAAACAGCTTTGTCTGAGGGCTTCTTGGATCCTGCCATAGCTGGACACAAGCAGAAAAGGGGCAGACACTAATCCTTCCACTCACAAACTCCCCTCACTGCATGCCTCAGTCTACCAGAGACCTTGGCATCATCTCACCCATATCAGACAAACAGaaactgcaggcagcagctacTTCATCTGGCAAACTCCTTCCAAAATGTAGCAGCTGACAAACCTCAGAAGCCTGCAGGCAAAGTGTCTTCTAGTTTCATAATGTGTACAGAAGTGCTTCAATTTAAGCCATGTTTAACTGCAGCCATGGACAAGCTGGACCTGTGACACAAGCACTTCTCTGAAGCACAGGCATGCAGAGCACAATTTGGCCCCTACCACACTCCCTGCTCCCTTACCCAACTACTGAGCtaaagagaaaaagcagaacCACTCTGAGTGAGGAGTACTTTACACAAAGCAACCTGTCAGTGGCCCTTGCCAAGCTCCCACCTGCTCTGTGAGAGCCTGGGGGTTATCAGAGCTTCCAGCTGCATCTTCCATCATGCACAAAGCTGTTGTGGAACAGCCATGTCAATGGGAACAGCAGAAGGCACGACCTGAACAAACTGGGGCTTGAATTTCTCCACGCTGCattcatttcttttccctcGAAAGGCAGTTATTGAAAAAATAAGTATCTGCTGCATAACCTTTAAAGGGATCTTACTCCACACAGAGGCAGATAATAATCCTTCTTCCATATGGATGAGGGCAGAGGGGCATCAGCTTTTTGACAGCTATCCAATGCTGTCTGCTGGCTGAAGTATTCCCCTGGCTGTCTGCAGCCTTTGTGCAGCCAGGATGGGAAAGACAGGTTTTTTCCAGCAGAGCAAGATAAGGTTGCTTTGAAAATCCTTCCACTCATCCAGACAGGGCAGACAGCAATCCTGAAAGAGGGAAGGAGTTGGCTCAAGTAAAAAAGACCCCTCAAATCTCAGCTCATGAAGAAAACGCCCCAGCAGTCTCTCTGGACAGGACAAAGCTTGCAAAGAGAAcaaggggaaaaacaaaagcagagagCTGGCCAAACTCCCCACATGAAGAACCACAGCTCTCCTGTCCGAGTGCCTTTTGCTTCCTACAAACCAGGAGAAGACTTTCCATCCCAGGCTGATGGGTCACCCTTCCAGAGCCCTGCTGGAATGGTCCTCTAGGAGAACCTCAGGAGACACTCTACCACCTCTTGAAAAACCCAAGTGCCTCTTACAGGGATACTTTGAAGCTGTATCAGGTCCTGTCCCCAATCACAAAAGAACTGCATATGAGAGAACAGCTCAGAAAGGCTATTGATACATGAACTATAATTAGCAGGCTTGGGGTTCCCCCTCCATCTCAAACCAACCAGCTTTCCACAAATCTCCTATTTCATTCACTACCTGCAGGGAATCACAGCTGAGATCCTGCTTGCTTTCAAGAGGACAAGATTTGAGAGTGATTAACACACTCCCCAGTGGGATTTCAGGGAATCAAGAATCATTTCTACTTAGAAGAGCAAAACCACAGGGTTTATGAATGTTCTCCCCAGATCCTAAAGGCTGGCTAAACACCAACAAAGACCCCAAGTCCCATGATCCAAAACTGGCATTTTCTGTTTCACCCATGAGAGAAGCAGCAAGCAGAACACATTTCTTTTTGCACCACTCAACCACGAACTATTTAAAGCTGTAAATAAGTAAATCAATAAGCAGTAAGGTTCCTTGATGGCTCAACTTACAAGACCTGGATGAAGCTGCTCAAACTACAGCAGAGTTTCATTCCCAAGAAGCCATATGGGCCCTCTATGCACGGGCTGTACTACAACAGACAGACACTCCTTCCAAATCAGAGCACACCCACCTGGAATGGCTCGTGACAGCAGGCATAAGGttaatctttattttctctccATCTCACAGTATCAACCCTGGTGGCTGACACACTGTCTAGAATTTAGCCAAAGTTTAACTTCTCCCTGAAAGCGGTGGGATAAATTCTCTTTTAATTAGTAATGTGCCTGCTCCCATATCCCAAATATCTCATCCCAATAGCTCAACACTAATAATGCTCTTCTGTACCTTTCCAATGCTCTCATGGACTCCACCACCTGGTGCTTAGGCCAGCAGCATTATCCCAGGCCAAAATTACTGCTATAGAAccaatttctccttttttattgtACAGGCTAGCAAAGTAGAAATATAAAAGCCACCTATTGTGTTGTCTTCACAGGGAAGAGCTCCTTGCAAAACTGCTTAGGAGAAAGAGCAGTGAGGCAACATGCTGTCAAACACAGACCCAGATCAGCTGTGTTTCACATGCAATTTCCCAGCACTGGTGACCATCAAAAGGTTTGAGAAAGGGGATCTGTTACATGCAGGCATTCACGTACTCAGAGGCAACTCGAGcttcaaaagcagaaaaaaccaacagaaaacAGGAAAGGATGGTGGGGGAGAGACATAAAAAACAAGAAAGGGGAAGGAACAAATGTGAAGATGTTTTCTGATGATTTTCCTGTCCTTGCATAACACAGCAGACCGTCAGGTACACAGCTTGGAGCTGCTCGAAATGCTCAACACTAATAATGCTCTTCTGTCAAGAGTGCTTGAGATGAAAGGAATTGAAATTGCACCTGGCATTTAGTGCAGCAGCACATTTGTTGAGCGTGGagcctgggctgctgccaggTGGGCAGCACAGGACCTTCACTACATCATCTCCCAGGCATGCCCTCTGCTCTGTCCACACTGTGGGCCTGCATGCAGACTTTGCTCTCTTACAGGTTGGGTTCATCTCCAGCCATGCCAGTGAATTTAGTGGTTTGCCTGTGTCAGCCAAATTTGTTCCTGTTCTCTTCAGGATGACTAACACAGCAAAGATGCAACTGGGATTTTGCAGGCTGTAATTCAGTCAACGTAACTGCTGTGTATCAGAGGGTATCGCTCTGGATTTGCCCTGCCTGACAAACTCTTGATGTTTCACCAGATTTGCAAATTGGCAAACAAAGGAAAGGCAGCTgactccagcccctcccagtgCAGAATTTCTGATCCTGCCTCAACCTTTGAGAATGGGAGGCATCCTTATcatttcttctcattttctcACTTCCTAGTCTAGCCTGTACATCCTAGACAGAAAACAGAGAGACCATGTGAAAGGCTCCTTCTGTTGGCTCAGACAGAAACTGGGAGGTTTTCCAAGCCCAATTCTGTAGGCTCCAGGAATCAGATTGTCTGGAGAAGATCCGGGTACATATCTCAACATTTTGAAACTCAGTCTGAGTTTCATATCCCACTCCCATTCTCATATCTTATCCCCAGCAGTACCCACCATTCCTCCCTTTAAACCCATGCCCCACTCTGAGCCTACAGCCACCACAAGAATCTAAATGCCACTTACTTGATAGAAAATCAGAACATTATTGCCAAGCTGAACCAATTAGTGAGATTCTTGTTTTGTCTCACAAAAGCACTCGTAAAAGGGATGTAGTGCCTCAAATCTATGGCATGCACTCATCTGAGTCAAGGCAACCATGCCCCAACCACAATAAAAAATACCTGTAGGAAATCCTC
Coding sequences:
- the KLHL25 gene encoding kelch-like protein 25; amino-acid sequence: MSVSVHENRKSRTSTGSMNILLYHKASHPDCVLSHLNTLRKHCMFTDVTLWAGNRSFPCHRAVLAASSRYFEAMFSNGLRESLDDEVNFHDSLHPEVLELLLDFAYSSRIIINEENAESLLEAGDMLQFHDVRDAAAEFLEKNLYPSNCLGMMLLSDAHQCRRLYELSWRMCLVNFETVHKSEDFNNLSKDTLLDLISSDELEIEDEEKVFKAVMQWVKYDLDERKAYLPELLRNVRLALLPSECLKEALACEDLIMVDERNKLVLDEAIQCKKKILQNDGVVTSLCARPRKAGHTLLILGGQTFMCDKIYQVDHKAKEIIPKADLPSPRKEFSACAIGCKVYITGGRGSENGVSKDVWVYDTVHEEWSKAAPMLIARFGHGSAELENCLYVVGGHTAVAGVFPASPSVSLKQVEKYDPISNKWMMVAPLRDGVSNAAVVSARLKLFVFGGTSIHRDMVSKVQCYDPAENRWTIKAECPQPWRYTAAAVLGSQIFIMGGDTEFTAASAYRFDCETDQWTRIGDMTAKRMSCHALASGNKLYVVGGYFGTQRCKTLDCYDPMSDTWNCITTVPYSLIPTAFVSTWKHLPS